In a single window of the Maniola jurtina chromosome 4, ilManJurt1.1, whole genome shotgun sequence genome:
- the LOC123864299 gene encoding sodium-dependent serotonin transporter-like isoform X2, translated as MANPNSQDTIFAFENREAQSQWSEVWSTTHIPTLDNASGGVGGAKGRRKLRLGSLALGAFLTMHCRVSASALTGGFFVFMLFLILATVVLANPLRHFEVYLGQWSISGPGRAFRVLPVFEGIGIAICINALVRAIVCCTIAAITAIYVTHSVADSKLPNTYCRNFDLKPYNPILKEINLLMLRESRFSLATGNFAEDENKTEYVTVGTQDFAWRNASTKLKVKKSVEVVLFREDYNFGQFNMPLVLCIILIWGVLWLLLVAERLNHGKLIWNNMSTWLVFIPWIWAVLLLICAIVNLASMPKSLRKIFEIGAKEVFAGMADALEVALYIHSASMGTEIIHGKGLNHFASGHIDPHLGGENVWHSGLLLLMSALHVGSAASCAVVDCIQPNTKRLYDMNESTLWIIPMYSKCTLVNNYSHFMSVLIFSGLTFSYMTVAFVLVKTSLHTIFEYKVKLVFAEQMVVAGIILSCMGLSLIFATTAGVALLESVDAIMTGVAMPFVCLLELVALMYVYRSHDFVSDMNVATEENACASRIGTQWQMIPAITLVTLIMKLTALCRAEMPRSLLWMSTAPLAAVVVAAPIRAVRNICGFLRQGHNERR; from the exons ATGGCAAATCCAAATTCACAAGATACAATATTTGCCTTTGAAAATAGAGAAGCA CAAAGCCAATGGTCAGAGGTATGGTCAACTACTCACATCCCGACATTAGATAATGCCTCTGGAGGAGTGGGAGGCGCTAAAGGTCGCCGCAAACTGCGGCTGGGATCGCTCGCTCTCGGAGCTTTCCTTACTATGCATTGCCGAGTGTCTGCTTCGGCGCTTACCGGAGGATTCT TTGTTTTCATGTTGTTCCTAATCCTGGCGACGGTGGTGCTTGCAAATCCGCTGCGCCATTTCGAGGTGTATCTTGGTCAGTGGAGTATCAGTGGACCGGGCCGTGCTTTTCGTGTTTTGCCAGTGTTTGAAG GTATCGGAATAGCAATATGCATCAACGCGTTGGTGCGAGCGATTGTTTGCTGTACGATAGCTGCTATTACTGCAATCTACGTGACGCATTCCGTTGCAGATTCAAAGTTACCTAATACGTATTGCAG GAATTTCGATCTGAAGCCATACAATCCAATCCTGAAAGAAATTAATCTTTTGATGCTAAGAGAG TCTAGATTTTCCTTAGCGACGGGAAACTTCGCAGaagatgaaaataaaacagaataTGTAACTGTCGGTACCCAAGATTTCGCCTGGAGGAATGCAAGTACAaaactaaaagttaaaaaaag TGTGGAAGTGGTTTTATTTCGGGAAGACTATAATTTCGGTCAGTTCAATATGCCGTTGGTATTATGTATCATTTTAATTTGGGGAGTGCTGTGGTTATTACTGGTTGCAGAGCGTTTAAATCACGGGAAG CTTATTTGGAATAATATGTCTACGTGGCTGGTATTTATACCTTGGATATGGGCAGTTTTGCTGCTGATCTGTGCGATTGTCAACCTTGCTTCTATGCCCAAATCTTTACGTAAAATCTTTGAAATTGGTGCTAAAGAAGTTTTCGCG GGAATGGCTGACGCGTTAGAGGTAGCTCTCTATATACATTCCGCTAGTATGGGAACAGAAATTATTCATGGAAAAGGATTAAATCATTTcg CATCTGGGCATATAGACCCGCACCTCGGCGGCGAGAACGTGTGGCACAGCGGCCTGCTGCTGCTCATGTCCGCACTGCACGTGGGCAGCGCCGCGTCCTGCGCTGTGGTCGACTGCATCCAGCCCAACACCAAGAGACTGTACGATATGAATGAAA GCACGCTGTGGATAATTCCCATGTACTCCAAGTGTACATTAGTCAATAATTATTCACATTTCAT GTCTGTTCTTATATTCAGTGGACTAACTTTTTCCTACATGACTGTGGCGTTTGTTCTTGTCAAGACATCGTTACACActatatttgaatataaagttAAATTGGT TTTTGCAGAGCAAATGGTGGTAGCAGGCATAATACTAAGCTGTATGGGATTGAGCCTCATATTTGCAACTACT GCTGGTGTAGCACTTCTAGAGAGCGTGGACGCGATAATGACGGGTGTGGCAATGCCTTTTGTATGCCTGCTGGAACTCGTGGCACTGATGTACGTTTACCGAAGCCACGATTTTGTGTCCGATATGAACGTAGCGACTGAGGAAAATGCATGCGCCTCAAGAATCGGCACTCAATGGCAGATGATACCGGCTATAACATTG GTAACACTTATAATGAAGTTGACAGCACTGTGCAGAGCAGAGATGCCGCGTTCGCTGCTATGGATGTCGACAGCGCCTCTGGCAGCCGTGGTGGTCGCCGCGCCCATCCGCGCCGTGCGGAACATTTGCGGTTTCCTCAGACAAGGCCACAATGAACGGCGTTAA
- the LOC123864299 gene encoding uncharacterized protein LOC123864299 isoform X1 yields the protein MANPNSQDTIFAFENREAQSQWSEVWSTTHIPTLDNASGGVGGAKGRRKLRLGSLALGAFLTMHCRVSASALTGGFFVFMLFLILATVVLANPLRHFEVYLGQWSISGPGRAFRVLPVFEGIGIAICINALVRAIVCCTIAAITAIYVTHSVADSKLPNTYCRNFDLKPYNPILKEINLLMLRESRFSLATGNFAEDENKTEYVTVGTQDFAWRNASTKLKVKKRLLKNGLRRNLGQTIEVCNESYTIGYPILCSTPAYNFFYVEVVLFREDYNFGQFNMPLVLCIILIWGVLWLLLVAERLNHGKLIWNNMSTWLVFIPWIWAVLLLICAIVNLASMPKSLRKIFEIGAKEVFAGMADALEVALYIHSASMGTEIIHGKGLNHFASGHIDPHLGGENVWHSGLLLLMSALHVGSAASCAVVDCIQPNTKRLYDMNESTLWIIPMYSKCTLVNNYSHFMSVLIFSGLTFSYMTVAFVLVKTSLHTIFEYKVKLVFAEQMVVAGIILSCMGLSLIFATTAGVALLESVDAIMTGVAMPFVCLLELVALMYVYRSHDFVSDMNVATEENACASRIGTQWQMIPAITLVTLIMKLTALCRAEMPRSLLWMSTAPLAAVVVAAPIRAVRNICGFLRQGHNERR from the exons ATGGCAAATCCAAATTCACAAGATACAATATTTGCCTTTGAAAATAGAGAAGCA CAAAGCCAATGGTCAGAGGTATGGTCAACTACTCACATCCCGACATTAGATAATGCCTCTGGAGGAGTGGGAGGCGCTAAAGGTCGCCGCAAACTGCGGCTGGGATCGCTCGCTCTCGGAGCTTTCCTTACTATGCATTGCCGAGTGTCTGCTTCGGCGCTTACCGGAGGATTCT TTGTTTTCATGTTGTTCCTAATCCTGGCGACGGTGGTGCTTGCAAATCCGCTGCGCCATTTCGAGGTGTATCTTGGTCAGTGGAGTATCAGTGGACCGGGCCGTGCTTTTCGTGTTTTGCCAGTGTTTGAAG GTATCGGAATAGCAATATGCATCAACGCGTTGGTGCGAGCGATTGTTTGCTGTACGATAGCTGCTATTACTGCAATCTACGTGACGCATTCCGTTGCAGATTCAAAGTTACCTAATACGTATTGCAG GAATTTCGATCTGAAGCCATACAATCCAATCCTGAAAGAAATTAATCTTTTGATGCTAAGAGAG TCTAGATTTTCCTTAGCGACGGGAAACTTCGCAGaagatgaaaataaaacagaataTGTAACTGTCGGTACCCAAGATTTCGCCTGGAGGAATGCAAGTACAaaactaaaagttaaaaaaag attgTTAAAAAACGGATTACGGCGGAATCTCGGCCAAACAATAGAAGTATGCAACGAAAGCTATACCATAGGATATCCTATCTTGTGTAGTACTCCAGCATATAATTTCTTTTA TGTGGAAGTGGTTTTATTTCGGGAAGACTATAATTTCGGTCAGTTCAATATGCCGTTGGTATTATGTATCATTTTAATTTGGGGAGTGCTGTGGTTATTACTGGTTGCAGAGCGTTTAAATCACGGGAAG CTTATTTGGAATAATATGTCTACGTGGCTGGTATTTATACCTTGGATATGGGCAGTTTTGCTGCTGATCTGTGCGATTGTCAACCTTGCTTCTATGCCCAAATCTTTACGTAAAATCTTTGAAATTGGTGCTAAAGAAGTTTTCGCG GGAATGGCTGACGCGTTAGAGGTAGCTCTCTATATACATTCCGCTAGTATGGGAACAGAAATTATTCATGGAAAAGGATTAAATCATTTcg CATCTGGGCATATAGACCCGCACCTCGGCGGCGAGAACGTGTGGCACAGCGGCCTGCTGCTGCTCATGTCCGCACTGCACGTGGGCAGCGCCGCGTCCTGCGCTGTGGTCGACTGCATCCAGCCCAACACCAAGAGACTGTACGATATGAATGAAA GCACGCTGTGGATAATTCCCATGTACTCCAAGTGTACATTAGTCAATAATTATTCACATTTCAT GTCTGTTCTTATATTCAGTGGACTAACTTTTTCCTACATGACTGTGGCGTTTGTTCTTGTCAAGACATCGTTACACActatatttgaatataaagttAAATTGGT TTTTGCAGAGCAAATGGTGGTAGCAGGCATAATACTAAGCTGTATGGGATTGAGCCTCATATTTGCAACTACT GCTGGTGTAGCACTTCTAGAGAGCGTGGACGCGATAATGACGGGTGTGGCAATGCCTTTTGTATGCCTGCTGGAACTCGTGGCACTGATGTACGTTTACCGAAGCCACGATTTTGTGTCCGATATGAACGTAGCGACTGAGGAAAATGCATGCGCCTCAAGAATCGGCACTCAATGGCAGATGATACCGGCTATAACATTG GTAACACTTATAATGAAGTTGACAGCACTGTGCAGAGCAGAGATGCCGCGTTCGCTGCTATGGATGTCGACAGCGCCTCTGGCAGCCGTGGTGGTCGCCGCGCCCATCCGCGCCGTGCGGAACATTTGCGGTTTCCTCAGACAAGGCCACAATGAACGGCGTTAA
- the LOC123864299 gene encoding uncharacterized protein LOC123864299 isoform X3 gives MANPNSQDTIFAFENREAQSQWSEVWSTTHIPTLDNASGGVGGAKGRRKLRLGSLALGAFLTMHCRVSASALTGGFFVFMLFLILATVVLANPLRHFEVYLGQWSISGPGRAFRVLPVFEGIGIAICINALVRAIVCCTIAAITAIYVTHSVADSKLPNTYCRNFDLKPYNPILKEINLLMLRESRFSLATGNFAEDENKTEYVTVGTQDFAWRNASTKLKVKKRLLKNGLRRNLGQTIEVCNESYTIGYPILCSTPAYNFFYVEVVLFREDYNFGQFNMPLVLCIILIWGVLWLLLVAERLNHGKLIWNNMSTWLVFIPWIWAVLLLICAIVNLASMPKSLRKIFEIGAKEVFAGMADALEVALYIHSASMGTEIIHGKGLNHFASGHIDPHLGGENVWHSGLLLLMSALHVGSAASCAVVDCIQPNTKRLYDMNESTLWIIPMYSKCTLVNNYSHFMSVLIFSGLTFSYMTVAFVLVKTSLHTIFEYKVKLVLV, from the exons ATGGCAAATCCAAATTCACAAGATACAATATTTGCCTTTGAAAATAGAGAAGCA CAAAGCCAATGGTCAGAGGTATGGTCAACTACTCACATCCCGACATTAGATAATGCCTCTGGAGGAGTGGGAGGCGCTAAAGGTCGCCGCAAACTGCGGCTGGGATCGCTCGCTCTCGGAGCTTTCCTTACTATGCATTGCCGAGTGTCTGCTTCGGCGCTTACCGGAGGATTCT TTGTTTTCATGTTGTTCCTAATCCTGGCGACGGTGGTGCTTGCAAATCCGCTGCGCCATTTCGAGGTGTATCTTGGTCAGTGGAGTATCAGTGGACCGGGCCGTGCTTTTCGTGTTTTGCCAGTGTTTGAAG GTATCGGAATAGCAATATGCATCAACGCGTTGGTGCGAGCGATTGTTTGCTGTACGATAGCTGCTATTACTGCAATCTACGTGACGCATTCCGTTGCAGATTCAAAGTTACCTAATACGTATTGCAG GAATTTCGATCTGAAGCCATACAATCCAATCCTGAAAGAAATTAATCTTTTGATGCTAAGAGAG TCTAGATTTTCCTTAGCGACGGGAAACTTCGCAGaagatgaaaataaaacagaataTGTAACTGTCGGTACCCAAGATTTCGCCTGGAGGAATGCAAGTACAaaactaaaagttaaaaaaag attgTTAAAAAACGGATTACGGCGGAATCTCGGCCAAACAATAGAAGTATGCAACGAAAGCTATACCATAGGATATCCTATCTTGTGTAGTACTCCAGCATATAATTTCTTTTA TGTGGAAGTGGTTTTATTTCGGGAAGACTATAATTTCGGTCAGTTCAATATGCCGTTGGTATTATGTATCATTTTAATTTGGGGAGTGCTGTGGTTATTACTGGTTGCAGAGCGTTTAAATCACGGGAAG CTTATTTGGAATAATATGTCTACGTGGCTGGTATTTATACCTTGGATATGGGCAGTTTTGCTGCTGATCTGTGCGATTGTCAACCTTGCTTCTATGCCCAAATCTTTACGTAAAATCTTTGAAATTGGTGCTAAAGAAGTTTTCGCG GGAATGGCTGACGCGTTAGAGGTAGCTCTCTATATACATTCCGCTAGTATGGGAACAGAAATTATTCATGGAAAAGGATTAAATCATTTcg CATCTGGGCATATAGACCCGCACCTCGGCGGCGAGAACGTGTGGCACAGCGGCCTGCTGCTGCTCATGTCCGCACTGCACGTGGGCAGCGCCGCGTCCTGCGCTGTGGTCGACTGCATCCAGCCCAACACCAAGAGACTGTACGATATGAATGAAA GCACGCTGTGGATAATTCCCATGTACTCCAAGTGTACATTAGTCAATAATTATTCACATTTCAT GTCTGTTCTTATATTCAGTGGACTAACTTTTTCCTACATGACTGTGGCGTTTGTTCTTGTCAAGACATCGTTACACActatatttgaatataaagttAAATTGGT GCTGGTGTAG